The Chitinivibrionia bacterium genome has a window encoding:
- a CDS encoding MATE family efflux transporter, whose product MSMVHIVDTIMVGTINDTAIAAVSLANQFFFVFILMMIGICSGSAIFIAQYFGDKDTKGIHRTIGFTLLLTVLSGTAFAVAAVNFAEPIISFYTSDPAVIESGVAYLQITGFTYPLIALLIAYGTVLRTIHKAKIPLVVSIFALSISTGLNFVFIFGHLGFPAMGVEGAALATLFARLFELALLFAIMRARKSIALAPIKNLFAFPHGFIKKFAITNYPVLLNEMGWVLGTTLFNKIYASICTQGFTSLVVANTIFSVFFVIFFGTSSATAIMIGNKIGENKLALASEYARIVHKLVIISSVVLGILMALGSSVFPMIYGLHGETLRTATIILIIYAIALPFRSFNLHTVNGILRSGGDTKFGMAMDLVGVWLIGLPMALFANQVLGLPLIWVLIFALSEEPIKAAVGFWRVRKGKWINRVIG is encoded by the coding sequence ATGTCAATGGTTCACATAGTCGATACAATAATGGTCGGCACAATAAACGATACGGCGATAGCGGCGGTAAGTCTTGCAAATCAATTTTTCTTCGTTTTTATACTTATGATGATTGGAATTTGCTCGGGAAGCGCAATTTTCATAGCCCAATATTTTGGCGATAAAGACACCAAGGGAATACACCGCACAATCGGCTTTACGCTACTTTTAACCGTTTTGTCGGGCACGGCTTTTGCAGTTGCGGCGGTGAATTTTGCCGAGCCTATTATCTCATTTTACACAAGCGACCCCGCCGTAATCGAATCGGGCGTTGCGTATCTTCAAATCACGGGTTTTACATACCCTTTAATCGCGCTTTTAATTGCTTACGGCACGGTTTTGCGAACTATTCACAAGGCAAAAATCCCGCTTGTCGTCTCAATTTTCGCGCTCAGCATAAGCACGGGACTTAACTTTGTTTTTATATTCGGACATTTGGGATTTCCTGCAATGGGAGTGGAAGGCGCCGCTTTGGCAACCCTTTTCGCGCGACTTTTTGAGCTCGCCTTGCTGTTTGCAATTATGCGCGCCCGAAAATCTATCGCCCTTGCGCCGATAAAAAACCTTTTTGCTTTTCCGCACGGGTTCATCAAAAAATTCGCAATTACCAATTATCCCGTTCTGCTCAACGAAATGGGTTGGGTTTTGGGAACGACGCTTTTCAACAAGATTTACGCTTCAATTTGCACGCAAGGCTTTACTTCGCTCGTTGTGGCAAACACGATTTTCAGCGTCTTTTTCGTGATTTTCTTCGGAACTTCTTCGGCAACCGCCATAATGATAGGCAACAAAATCGGCGAAAACAAGCTCGCCCTTGCAAGCGAATACGCAAGAATTGTGCATAAACTCGTAATTATCTCCTCCGTGGTTTTGGGAATACTTATGGCTTTAGGCAGTTCCGTTTTCCCGATGATTTACGGACTTCACGGCGAAACCTTACGCACGGCGACAATAATTCTGATAATTTATGCAATCGCCTTGCCTTTCCGCTCGTTTAACCTGCACACGGTAAACGGAATTCTGCGTAGCGGCGGCGACACAAAATTCGGAATGGCAATGGATTTGGTAGGCGTTTGGCTAATAGGGCTTCCAATGGCGCTTTTTGCCAATCAGGTCTTGGGTTTGCCTCTGATATGGGTTTTGATTTTCGCCCTATCCGAAGAACCGATAAAAGCCGCGGTAGGTTTTTGGCGGGTAAGAAAAGGCAAATGGATAAATCGAGTGATTGGATAA
- a CDS encoding ABC transporter ATP-binding protein, with translation MALLEIRNLAVDFEMRRGATVHAVRDVSLLVDKGQTHCVVGESGCGKSVSSFAVMNLLDSNAKIVGGQILFDGRDLRKTTEDEFRKIRGKDISMIFQDPMTSLNPVYRCGDQIAETLTNHTDISKKEALAEAARMLDLVKVPMAQKRLMQYPHELSGGLRQRIMIAAAIICKPKLLIADEPTTALDVTVQKEILNLLSDLQKEMGMAMLFITHDLGVVRKIADKISVLYAGELVESGTADDIFKSPKHPYTTGLLGAIPKLGKKGEKLTPIDGNLPDATSDFEICAFEPRCTKKMEICKSEKPRIKETNGHCVRCFL, from the coding sequence ATGGCGCTGTTAGAAATACGAAATCTTGCCGTTGATTTTGAAATGAGGCGTGGTGCTACCGTTCACGCAGTTCGGGACGTTTCGCTTTTGGTCGATAAGGGACAAACTCATTGCGTTGTCGGAGAGTCGGGCTGTGGAAAATCGGTATCGTCGTTTGCGGTTATGAATTTGCTCGACAGCAATGCGAAAATTGTCGGCGGGCAAATTTTGTTTGACGGGCGCGACCTGCGAAAAACCACCGAAGACGAGTTTCGCAAAATCCGCGGCAAAGACATTTCGATGATTTTTCAAGACCCGATGACCTCGCTTAATCCCGTTTACCGTTGCGGCGACCAAATAGCCGAAACCCTTACAAATCACACGGATATTTCAAAAAAAGAGGCGCTTGCCGAAGCCGCAAGAATGCTTGACTTGGTAAAAGTGCCGATGGCGCAGAAACGTTTAATGCAATACCCTCACGAACTTTCGGGCGGGCTTCGTCAGCGAATAATGATAGCCGCCGCGATTATCTGCAAGCCCAAACTCCTTATAGCCGACGAGCCGACCACCGCGCTTGATGTCACCGTGCAAAAAGAAATCCTTAACCTGCTCTCGGATTTGCAAAAAGAAATGGGGATGGCAATGCTTTTTATCACTCACGATTTGGGCGTTGTCCGAAAAATCGCCGACAAAATCTCGGTACTTTACGCAGGCGAACTCGTAGAAAGCGGAACTGCCGACGATATTTTCAAGTCTCCCAAGCACCCATACACCACGGGGCTTTTGGGTGCAATCCCAAAACTCGGTAAAAAAGGCGAAAAATTAACACCGATAGACGGCAATTTGCCCGACGCAACAAGCGATTTTGAAATATGCGCATTTGAGCCGAGATGTACGAAGAAAATGGAAATCTGCAAGAGCGAAAAGCCGCGGATAAAAGAAACGAACGGACATTGCGTTAGATGTTTCTTGTAG
- a CDS encoding InlB B-repeat-containing protein produces the protein MRRNKNIDVFKKSFLFALLFCIFLMIPACDFIVGKIELGGFDDSPLIFTVHFTVNEDFNCSTCDEIRGEKGTVIILPTPTPVVEGYFFDGWWSEGELNYHFYGCGGEAFTIDGDVVMVPQKGNMPIQCVN, from the coding sequence ATGAGACGAAATAAAAATATCGATGTTTTCAAAAAGTCATTTTTATTTGCTTTGTTGTTTTGTATCTTTCTTATGATACCCGCCTGCGACTTTATCGTAGGAAAAATCGAACTCGGCGGATTTGACGACAGTCCTCTTATTTTTACTGTTCATTTTACTGTCAACGAAGACTTTAATTGTAGCACTTGTGATGAAATACGTGGCGAAAAAGGAACTGTCATAATCTTGCCTACTCCGACTCCTGTAGTAGAGGGTTATTTTTTTGACGGATGGTGGAGCGAAGGCGAACTAAATTACCATTTTTACGGTTGTGGCGGTGAAGCGTTTACAATAGATGGTGATGTAGTAATGGTTCCGCAAAAAGGTAATATGCCAATTCAATGCGTTAATTGA
- a CDS encoding YdcF family protein — protein MIFWTNLVIFIQALLMPMSIIFVAVLVGLGLWLFHKKIAARTLFAVAFAIFVFFSYDFGTNLLLRPLENSVKTVNPLDFPHVNTVVVLGGGRQPDSGRSPTATLGKISTTRLVEGVSVLRKTGAQNLILTGKDRNYGSIAALMAQVAIDLGVEEHQIITIDNAVNTRQEAMYTAEFVRGDTIFLVSSAAHLKRAVKNFEREGVYVIPIATDYNTFPNAVKNIHHFFPSAERVVISNRAIHEHLGLFWEIFRR, from the coding sequence ATGATTTTTTGGACAAATCTTGTAATCTTCATTCAGGCGCTTTTAATGCCGATGTCGATTATTTTTGTAGCGGTTCTTGTTGGGCTTGGACTTTGGCTTTTTCATAAAAAAATAGCGGCGCGCACACTTTTTGCGGTCGCTTTTGCCATATTTGTATTTTTTTCTTACGACTTCGGAACAAATCTTTTACTGCGCCCGCTCGAAAATTCCGTCAAAACAGTAAACCCTTTGGATTTTCCGCACGTTAATACAGTCGTAGTTTTGGGCGGCGGCAGACAACCCGATAGTGGCAGGTCTCCGACTGCAACATTGGGAAAAATATCAACAACAAGGCTGGTTGAGGGTGTAAGTGTTTTAAGGAAAACGGGCGCACAAAATTTAATTTTAACGGGGAAAGACCGCAATTATGGCTCTATTGCCGCTTTAATGGCGCAAGTTGCAATAGATTTAGGAGTGGAAGAACACCAAATTATCACCATAGATAACGCCGTAAACACTCGCCAAGAAGCGATGTACACGGCTGAATTTGTTCGCGGCGACACGATTTTCTTGGTTTCTTCGGCGGCGCACCTAAAGCGAGCGGTAAAAAACTTTGAAAGAGAAGGCGTTTACGTTATCCCGATAGCAACCGATTACAACACATTTCCTAATGCTGTAAAAAACATACACCATTTTTTCCCGAGTGCGGAAAGAGTTGTAATTTCAAACAGAGCAATTCACGAGCATTTGGGTTTGTTTTGGGAAATTTTCAGAAGATAG